The following proteins are encoded in a genomic region of Opitutus sp.:
- a CDS encoding NUDIX domain-containing protein produces MPSRLTAQRDDEIFDVVNVLDEVVGQSTRKEVHTQKLRHRAVHALAFGADDRVFLQKRSMLKDTSPGRWDSSCSGHLDSGESYEAAVAREVAEEIGVVIGPEHALEPLFKLDASPDTGFEFVWVYCFRSEGPFVLHLAEIECGEWFTIAEVSRGIVERPKEFTRPFKYIWPRVIAAM; encoded by the coding sequence ATGCCTTCCCGCCTTACAGCCCAGCGCGACGATGAAATCTTCGACGTGGTCAACGTGCTCGACGAAGTGGTCGGACAGTCCACGCGTAAGGAGGTTCACACGCAAAAGCTGCGCCACCGCGCCGTGCATGCACTGGCGTTCGGTGCCGATGACCGGGTGTTTTTGCAAAAGCGCTCGATGCTCAAGGATACCTCACCGGGCCGTTGGGACTCCTCGTGCTCGGGCCACCTCGATAGCGGCGAAAGCTACGAGGCTGCGGTGGCGCGCGAAGTGGCTGAGGAAATCGGGGTGGTGATCGGGCCGGAGCATGCGCTGGAGCCCTTATTCAAGTTGGACGCCAGCCCGGACACCGGCTTCGAATTTGTGTGGGTTTACTGCTTTCGTAGCGAGGGTCCCTTCGTGCTTCACCTGGCCGAGATCGAGTGCGGTGAGTGGTTTACGATCGCCGAGGTGAGCCGCGGAATCGTGGAGCGCCCCAAGGAGTTTACCCGGCCCTTTAAATACATCTGGCCGCGCGTGATCGCGGCGATGTGA
- the radC gene encoding DNA repair protein RadC — translation MHLLTPFAPTLAAQPALTPPPAPPPLATNRLQTLAVGDRPQERMEKLGATALSDGELIAMLLRSGTQGHDVLTLSHRLIADAGSLAGLIAWREADFKKLKGIGRIKALQLITVMEIARRILCQAGNPPPQPLLDTAQQAAEFLRPLTHGLVVEKFWVLSLNRRNRLLKCTEITSGTATNTLAHPREVFREAIKESASAVLCAHNHPSGDPAPSAADIRMTRQLREASHAVDIALLDHLIIGQAGADPCGLGFYSFRTAGLV, via the coding sequence ATGCACCTGTTAACCCCTTTCGCTCCCACGCTCGCGGCTCAGCCCGCGCTCACGCCTCCGCCCGCGCCGCCGCCGCTTGCCACCAACCGCCTGCAAACGCTCGCCGTCGGCGACCGCCCGCAGGAGCGCATGGAAAAACTAGGAGCCACCGCGCTCAGTGACGGCGAACTGATCGCCATGCTCCTGCGTAGCGGAACTCAGGGCCACGATGTGCTCACCCTCTCCCATCGCCTGATTGCCGACGCCGGGTCACTCGCCGGACTTATCGCCTGGCGTGAGGCCGACTTCAAAAAGCTCAAGGGCATCGGCCGGATCAAAGCCCTCCAACTCATTACCGTTATGGAAATCGCTAGGCGCATCCTCTGCCAAGCGGGCAACCCGCCGCCCCAACCGCTGCTCGACACCGCGCAACAAGCCGCCGAATTCCTCCGCCCGTTAACCCACGGTCTGGTCGTCGAAAAGTTCTGGGTTCTTAGCCTCAACCGGCGCAATCGGCTGCTCAAATGCACCGAGATCACCTCCGGCACGGCAACCAATACCCTGGCGCACCCGCGCGAAGTGTTTCGCGAGGCGATCAAGGAATCGGCCTCCGCCGTGCTCTGCGCCCACAACCACCCCTCGGGCGATCCCGCCCCCAGTGCTGCGGACATCCGCATGACCCGGCAATTGCGCGAGGCCAGCCACGCGGTCGACATCGCCCTGCTCGACCACCTCATTATTGGCCAAGCGGGCGCCGATCCGTGCGGCCTGGGATTTTATAGTTTCCGCACCGCCGGCCTGGTTTGA
- a CDS encoding OmpA family protein, with protein sequence MNFSIKKLSFVLLSAAVVLSGCSKKPKRPDPSSTVLGPDGGLSGAGIGGLSDGMNGAAPGTDLTGRDPNAIDGQVRGLLQPVFFDFDQSGIKASERTKLDAAKAYLEANPTARILLEGHCDWKGTSEYNLGLGDRRANAAKQYLTTTGVAADKIEVLSKGSLDAIENADEVTRAKDRRVELVVLKQ encoded by the coding sequence ATGAACTTCTCCATCAAGAAACTCAGTTTCGTTCTGCTGTCCGCCGCCGTGGTTCTCTCCGGTTGCTCCAAAAAGCCCAAGCGTCCCGACCCGTCCTCCACGGTCCTCGGTCCTGATGGCGGTCTCTCCGGTGCTGGCATCGGTGGCCTGAGCGATGGCATGAACGGTGCCGCCCCCGGCACCGACCTCACCGGCCGTGACCCGAACGCAATCGACGGCCAAGTCCGCGGTTTGCTCCAGCCGGTCTTTTTCGACTTCGACCAATCCGGCATCAAAGCCTCCGAGCGCACCAAGCTGGATGCCGCCAAGGCCTACCTAGAAGCCAACCCCACCGCCCGCATCCTTCTGGAAGGCCACTGCGACTGGAAAGGCACCTCCGAGTACAACCTCGGCCTGGGTGACCGCCGCGCCAATGCCGCCAAGCAGTACCTGACCACCACCGGCGTCGCCGCCGACAAGATCGAGGTTCTCTCCAAGGGCAGCCTCGACGCCATCGAAAATGCCGACGAAGTGACCCGCGCCAAGGACCGCCGCGTTGAGTTGGTTGTCCTCAAGCAGTAA
- a CDS encoding cobalamin biosynthesis protein CbiX — MKTVSTALPTVWFLFDNGSVRPDSTLSLRRLGAALSAHLGHAVQPVSLLHSTKVEAAALGGVPARLLEPALVEFFSANPAGEAVLMPLFFGPSAALTEYVPARVAALRERFPQARMRLAPWMVNPAETDSRVAEILADQVRQTARARGWVRPHVILVDHGSPQPSVAVVRNHLGAQLRALLGDTVAGLAVASMERREGADYDFNEPLLATVLSTPPFNSGEVVIALQFLSPGRHAGPGGDIAEICHAAEEASPGLQTQMTEPIAADARLVALLTERLAQAQSLGV; from the coding sequence TTGAAAACCGTATCCACCGCACTCCCCACCGTATGGTTTCTTTTTGATAACGGCTCCGTGCGCCCCGACTCCACGCTGAGCTTGCGCCGGTTGGGGGCAGCCCTTTCCGCGCACCTGGGGCATGCCGTGCAGCCCGTTTCACTGTTACACTCCACCAAGGTCGAAGCTGCTGCCCTTGGCGGGGTGCCGGCGCGCCTGCTGGAGCCCGCCCTCGTCGAGTTTTTCTCGGCTAACCCAGCTGGTGAGGCGGTGTTGATGCCCTTGTTTTTTGGCCCGAGTGCGGCGCTCACCGAATACGTGCCGGCTCGGGTGGCGGCGTTGCGGGAGCGGTTCCCCCAGGCACGGATGCGGCTGGCGCCTTGGATGGTTAACCCGGCTGAAACGGATTCGCGGGTTGCAGAAATTTTGGCCGACCAGGTGCGCCAGACCGCACGTGCGCGGGGTTGGGTTCGGCCGCACGTGATTCTGGTGGATCATGGCTCGCCGCAACCCTCCGTGGCGGTGGTGCGTAACCACCTCGGTGCGCAATTGCGGGCGCTCCTTGGCGACACGGTGGCGGGGCTAGCGGTGGCGTCGATGGAGCGCCGCGAGGGAGCTGACTACGACTTCAACGAGCCTTTGCTCGCCACGGTGTTAAGCACCCCGCCCTTTAATAGCGGCGAAGTGGTGATCGCTTTACAGTTCCTCTCTCCAGGACGCCATGCGGGGCCAGGCGGCGACATCGCGGAAATTTGCCACGCCGCCGAGGAGGCCAGCCCGGGGTTGCAGACGCAAATGACTGAGCCGATCGCGGCCGATGCCCGCTTGGTCGCACTTTTAACCGAGCGCCTGGCCCAAGCGCAGTCGTTGGGAGTTTAA
- a CDS encoding sulfurtransferase, which translates to MAADFLNISTYKFAPLTDLPALRARLQAKAHAEGLKGTILLSTEGINLFVAGTPEAVGRMVEEIRTVPGLEDLAPKESFSTEAPFNRMLVKIKKEIIAFGIDGIDPAHKPSPKLAPHTLKQWLDEGRPVTLLDTRNDYEVKMGTFKGALVPHIDNFREFPEAVGRLPAELKKQPVVMFCTGGIRCEKAGPFMVREGFEEVFQLDGGILKYFEACGGAHYDGECFVFDRRVGVNAQLQETGSVLCWNCQTPLSVDEQQDVRYVYEKSCPHCHRA; encoded by the coding sequence ATGGCCGCCGATTTCCTTAACATCTCCACTTACAAGTTCGCCCCGCTCACCGACCTGCCCGCTCTGCGCGCGCGGTTGCAGGCCAAGGCTCACGCCGAGGGGCTCAAGGGCACGATCTTGCTGAGCACCGAGGGGATTAATCTTTTTGTGGCGGGCACGCCGGAAGCGGTTGGCCGCATGGTCGAGGAGATCCGCACGGTGCCGGGGCTGGAGGACCTCGCGCCCAAGGAAAGTTTTAGCACCGAGGCGCCCTTTAATCGGATGCTGGTGAAGATCAAAAAGGAGATCATCGCGTTCGGGATCGACGGTATCGATCCCGCCCACAAACCGTCGCCTAAACTGGCCCCGCACACGCTCAAACAGTGGCTCGACGAGGGCCGCCCCGTCACGCTGCTCGACACGCGCAACGACTACGAGGTGAAGATGGGCACGTTCAAGGGCGCGCTCGTGCCGCACATCGACAATTTCCGCGAATTTCCTGAGGCGGTCGGCCGGTTGCCTGCTGAATTGAAAAAGCAGCCGGTGGTGATGTTCTGCACGGGCGGCATTCGCTGTGAAAAAGCCGGCCCGTTCATGGTGCGCGAGGGTTTCGAGGAAGTTTTCCAGCTCGACGGCGGCATCTTGAAATACTTCGAGGCGTGTGGAGGCGCGCACTACGACGGGGAATGCTTCGTTTTTGACCGTCGTGTTGGTGTAAATGCCCAGCTCCAAGAAACCGGTTCCGTGCTGTGCTGGAATTGCCAGACGCCGTTGTCCGTCGATGAACAACAGGACGTTCGCTACGTGTACGAAAAGTCCTGTCCTCACTGCCACCGCGCTTAG
- a CDS encoding methylated-DNA--[protein]-cysteine S-methyltransferase yields the protein MQLHSSTFDTPCGPFSVAVNAAGQVLATAFGELPSLRSRLPKKCHLIGATLGLTAPVQREVAEYFSGRRRVFSVPMAAQGTAFQKQVWAELAAIPFGQTRSYGQLAVALGQSGASRAVGRANAANPLALLVPCHRVIGADGALGGFAFGATIKQHLLTHEGAWPGRPAVNPVGGYVWTRRERT from the coding sequence ATGCAGCTCCATTCCTCCACGTTTGACACTCCCTGCGGCCCATTTTCGGTGGCGGTCAACGCGGCCGGGCAAGTGCTCGCCACCGCCTTCGGCGAGCTGCCATCCCTCCGCTCCCGCCTGCCGAAAAAGTGTCACCTAATAGGTGCCACTTTGGGTTTAACCGCTCCGGTGCAGCGGGAGGTCGCCGAGTATTTTTCCGGCAGAAGGCGCGTGTTCAGTGTACCGATGGCGGCGCAGGGGACCGCGTTTCAAAAACAGGTGTGGGCGGAATTGGCGGCGATTCCATTCGGGCAGACGCGCAGCTACGGACAACTCGCCGTGGCTCTGGGCCAAAGCGGCGCTTCGCGGGCCGTCGGGCGGGCCAACGCCGCCAATCCCCTCGCCCTGCTCGTGCCCTGCCACCGGGTAATCGGCGCGGACGGTGCGCTGGGGGGATTCGCTTTTGGTGCAACCATCAAACAGCACCTGCTCACCCACGAGGGCGCGTGGCCCGGCCGACCTGCTGTGAATCCTGTTGGCGGATACGTTTGGACGAGGCGGGAGCGCACCTAA
- the ffh gene encoding signal recognition particle protein: MFESLTDKLSSALRNLRGVGKLTEDNMADALKEVRTALLSADVHFKVAREFVERVQAQCVGQEVIKSVTPGQQIVKIINDELVRLLGEGTTDLSTARPLKVLMVGLHGSGKTTSTVKLGKLLKKRGYRPFVIACDVYRPAAIDQLEILAKQEELGFYSDRVSKDVPAIAAAGLAAAQAAGADAVLFDTAGRLQIDTDLIEEVKKLRERIKPDEILLVADGALGQEAVNVAKAFHEALVLTGLILTKLDGDARGGAALSIKSITGVPIKFVGTGEKTADFDTFYPDRLASRILGMGDVVSLVERAQENIDQKEAEKMAEKLRKADFNLEDFLAQMQQIKKLGSMQSIMGMMPGMSGMQIPDDAEQQMGRTEAIIKSMTIQERRKPDILNGNRRLRIANGAGVKVLEVNQLIKQFQQMQKMMKMLKGGGAKKMMRQMETMKGRGGFPGM, translated from the coding sequence ATGTTCGAGTCACTCACCGACAAACTTTCCTCCGCCCTGCGCAACCTGCGCGGTGTCGGCAAACTCACCGAAGACAACATGGCCGATGCCCTCAAAGAGGTGCGCACCGCCCTTCTTTCGGCCGACGTCCACTTTAAGGTCGCCCGTGAATTCGTCGAACGCGTCCAGGCCCAGTGCGTGGGCCAAGAGGTGATCAAATCGGTCACCCCCGGCCAGCAGATCGTCAAAATCATCAACGACGAACTCGTTCGCCTGCTCGGTGAAGGCACGACCGATCTGTCAACCGCGCGTCCGCTCAAAGTGCTCATGGTCGGCTTGCACGGGTCGGGTAAAACCACCTCGACGGTCAAGCTCGGCAAGTTGTTAAAAAAACGCGGCTACCGCCCCTTCGTAATCGCCTGCGACGTGTACCGCCCCGCCGCCATCGACCAGCTCGAAATCCTCGCCAAACAGGAGGAGCTCGGCTTCTACAGCGACCGCGTCAGCAAGGACGTTCCCGCCATTGCCGCAGCCGGCTTGGCCGCCGCGCAAGCCGCCGGTGCCGACGCCGTTTTGTTCGATACCGCCGGACGCCTCCAGATCGACACCGACTTGATCGAGGAGGTCAAAAAACTGCGCGAGCGCATCAAGCCCGACGAGATCCTGCTGGTGGCCGACGGCGCGCTCGGCCAAGAGGCGGTCAACGTTGCCAAGGCCTTCCATGAGGCCCTCGTGCTCACCGGTCTTATCCTGACCAAACTCGATGGTGACGCCCGTGGCGGTGCCGCCCTCTCGATCAAGTCGATCACCGGCGTGCCCATCAAGTTTGTCGGCACCGGCGAAAAGACTGCCGACTTCGACACCTTTTATCCCGACCGCCTGGCCTCGCGCATTCTCGGCATGGGCGACGTCGTTTCACTGGTCGAACGTGCACAGGAAAACATCGACCAGAAAGAGGCTGAAAAGATGGCGGAGAAGCTCCGCAAGGCCGACTTCAACCTCGAGGATTTCCTCGCGCAGATGCAGCAGATTAAAAAGCTCGGCTCGATGCAGAGCATCATGGGCATGATGCCCGGCATGAGCGGCATGCAAATCCCCGACGACGCCGAGCAGCAGATGGGGCGCACGGAGGCCATCATCAAGTCGATGACCATTCAGGAGCGCCGTAAGCCGGACATTCTTAATGGCAACCGCCGCCTACGCATCGCCAACGGTGCCGGCGTCAAAGTTTTGGAGGTCAACCAGCTCATCAAGCAGTTCCAGCAGATGCAAAAGATGATGAAAATGCTCAAGGGTGGCGGCGCGAAAAAGATGATGCGCCAGATGGAAACGATGAAAGGCCGCGGCGGTTTCCCCGGCATGTGA